A region of the Fischerella sp. PCC 9605 genome:
CGGGAGCAATCAAGTCTGGTTTTTGCCGCCCATCTCGGGTTGGGCCGGAACTGGAGAAAAATGATAGCGGCTTGTTAGCTTTGGTGGCATCATAGGAACCAACAACGATGCTATTACATCCGCAGGCGATCGTATTCAGCGTGTGAGTATTGTCGTGAGGAGGAACGAAACAGGTTTGACTGCCATCTTCACGCTCAATCCAAGCATGAAATTTGCCGTTTGTGACTTGAACTCCGTGAAGGCGTAGCGTCCAAATGCCCCCTGGTAAATCAGGTTCCATAAAGACACAAATTACATTATCTCCGTTGTTGGGATCGGACTGACGGTTGGCAACGAATATGATTGTGCGATCTTCGCTGTCTACAATTTCTCCGTTTTCTCCCACATCAACCAGACCAAGGCTGTTACCATCTGGAGTAATAATTTCTAATTGAAAGCGATCGCCACCGTCATACCACACTTCAATTTCTTTCTGCCTTGGGTTTTGGTTGGGGATTTGCCACTGCAAGTCAAAGTAACGATCCTGTAGCACAACTCCAGAAGCATGAATCCCCGTATCGTAGCAATTACCAGCAGCGATGACTACAGCTCGATTAGGCTTTTTGGTTACTAAAGCATCAATGCCCTGTTCGACTAGAGTTGTACCATCGTGAGGGCCGCCATGTAGTGCCAAGCTAATGTTAATAACACAAGGGCGATCGCCAGCAACATCGAAAATATATACCATTGCTTCTAATAATGCCACTGTATCGCCAAAACACCGGTCTACAGCAGTTTCACCATCCAGAATGAGGGGAGTAACTTCATTTTGAGAAAGTTGGACAAACACAATATCGGCTGCGGGGGCTACACCTGGAATAGTACTGCCTTGTCCATTGCCAGCAGCAATATCCATAACGTGAGTTCCGTGGGCCCTATCTCCTAGTTTGTATCCCAAGGCAGCGTAGGGATCGCTTGCTTGAAGAACTTGATTAATCTCGCCCTGTTTATATTCTTGACCATAACCGTAAGGGCTTTTATGACTTGAGTTGCCATCTTGGTTCCAGAAAGCCAGCAGCCTTGTAGAACCATCATGATTACGAAAATTCTTGTGAGCAAAGTCACAACCAAAGTCAATAATACCAACTACTACACCACGTCCCTGTTCTCCTAGAGCATTTACAGGCAAGAGGTCTTTTCTAGCAGCAATTTCTTCTGTAGTAAAGTTTAGTGTTGGTTTTAGCGGTTGTGCTGGCTTGAGACTGACAACACAGCTAGACTGCTTTATTTGTTCTAATCGGGAAACTGGCACTCTAGCTGTAACAATTCGCTCACCGGTAGGTGTACTACCCAGATCTGCACCTGGGTAAACTTCATTCATAGAAAGCCATTCTTCAAGGTTATTTACCTTAGCAATAACTGCAACTTCTTCTTCTTCCGTTGAAGTGGTTGCAGCAATTGATATTCCCCGGCTTTTGCGTTCAAGTAGTCTTTGTAGCCGAGGGTCGATATCAGCAAAGATATCTGTCGATTCAAATTGCAGTTGCATGGAAGACTGATTGCTGAAAACGTTAGTTTGAGTCTGTAATTAGATTTACAGACTCTCTCCAATGTATTTCAGAAAAAAATCAAATCAAGCCTCAGAATATCCTCTAAAGTGAATTAATACTAGGTTGCAGTCAAAGATAGTACTTCCCTCACCCCGCCTGTCGGCACTCCTCTCCCAATTTGGAACAGGGGAGGGGGAGAGGGCACGAATTGCTATATCTGAACACAACTTGGTATAACGAGGCAAAGCAGGATGTTTGTTGGCAATAGTCCAGTTGTTTTTTGGGAACCGTAGACGCCCCTTGTGGGCGTCTACATCTGTGGTCGATTTCTAAAACCTGGTTTTTGTCATAGCTTTAATTCACATCAGGCATAAATCAGACAATCACAGCTGTCGCCTTTAATTCAAAAATTTTCTCAATCACATCTTCTACCACCTTATCCGGCGTGGAAGCACCAGAAGTTACTCCGACGACTATTTTCCTATCTGGCAACCAATTTTCTATAATTTCTAAGTCGCCACTCTTCAACAAGCGATGTTCAATACGATTCCCAGACAGAATTCTATCAACGCTATCAATATGATAAGAAGCAATCCCACGCTCAACAGCAATTTGTTGTAATTGTGTAGTATTTGATGAATTAAAGCCACCAATTACTATCATCAAATCTAGCTGCTGTTCGACTAACCCTAACATAGCGTCCTGTCGTTCTTGGGTAGCGTCGCAGATGGTGTTGAAGCTTTGAAAATGGTCATTTAGATTTTCTGGCCCATACTTTTGCATCATGGTACGCTCAAACAACTTACCAATCTGCTCAGTTTCGCTTTTGAGCATAGTGGTTTGGTTGGCAATACCAATCATTTCTAAATCTCGATCGGGGTCAAAACCTGCTGAGCAAGCTTTACTAAATTTGCTGAGAAATTCTTCTCGATTTCCACCATTCAAAATGTAATTAGCAACGTATTCTGCTTCTTTTAAATTCAGAACAATGAGATATTTACCAGCAAAAGAACTGGTCGCAATTGTTTCTTCGTGCTTATACTTGCCGTGAATAATTGATGTGTATTCACGCTTTTTATGTTTTTCAACTGTATTCCAAACTTTTGATACCCAAGGGCAAGTAGTATCGACAATTTTGCAGCCTTTTTCGTTCAGTATCTGCATTTCTTGAACACTAGCACCAAAAGCAGGTAGTACCACTACATCACCAGACTCAACCACAGAAAAATCTTTTTTACCTGCTACAACTGGGATGAATCCTACTTTCATTTCCAGCATCCGTTGGTTAACAGAAGGATTGTGAATAATTTCATTAGTAATCCAGATGCGTTCTTGAGGGAAATGTGTACGAGTTTCATACGCCATCGCCACAGCACGTTCTACACCCCAACAAAAACCAAAAGCTTGCGCTAGCTT
Encoded here:
- a CDS encoding S8 family peptidase: MQLQFESTDIFADIDPRLQRLLERKSRGISIAATTSTEEEEVAVIAKVNNLEEWLSMNEVYPGADLGSTPTGERIVTARVPVSRLEQIKQSSCVVSLKPAQPLKPTLNFTTEEIAARKDLLPVNALGEQGRGVVVGIIDFGCDFAHKNFRNHDGSTRLLAFWNQDGNSSHKSPYGYGQEYKQGEINQVLQASDPYAALGYKLGDRAHGTHVMDIAAGNGQGSTIPGVAPAADIVFVQLSQNEVTPLILDGETAVDRCFGDTVALLEAMVYIFDVAGDRPCVINISLALHGGPHDGTTLVEQGIDALVTKKPNRAVVIAAGNCYDTGIHASGVVLQDRYFDLQWQIPNQNPRQKEIEVWYDGGDRFQLEIITPDGNSLGLVDVGENGEIVDSEDRTIIFVANRQSDPNNGDNVICVFMEPDLPGGIWTLRLHGVQVTNGKFHAWIEREDGSQTCFVPPHDNTHTLNTIACGCNSIVVGSYDATKANKPLSFFSSSGPTRDGRQKPDLIAPGHHIWAAASGTGTGIIRKSGTSMAAPVVTGVIALILAEALACNLTLTIDQISDILAASTKQNFPKPNESERYGYGAIDASAAVLAVQGLCNKL
- a CDS encoding 4-hydroxy-3-methylbut-2-enyl diphosphate reductase, with amino-acid sequence MDTKAFKRSLQHSENYHRKGFGHQEEVATQLQSEYQSQLIQQIRNNNYTLTRGDVTIKLAQAFGFCWGVERAVAMAYETRTHFPQERIWITNEIIHNPSVNQRMLEMKVGFIPVVAGKKDFSVVESGDVVVLPAFGASVQEMQILNEKGCKIVDTTCPWVSKVWNTVEKHKKREYTSIIHGKYKHEETIATSSFAGKYLIVLNLKEAEYVANYILNGGNREEFLSKFSKACSAGFDPDRDLEMIGIANQTTMLKSETEQIGKLFERTMMQKYGPENLNDHFQSFNTICDATQERQDAMLGLVEQQLDLMIVIGGFNSSNTTQLQQIAVERGIASYHIDSVDRILSGNRIEHRLLKSGDLEIIENWLPDRKIVVGVTSGASTPDKVVEDVIEKIFELKATAVIV